A genome region from Halorussus pelagicus includes the following:
- a CDS encoding DUF6735 family protein → MGHRALLAYRRDDADRSTADARDSDDETATYDLHRSHWGGAEFALLDHLSADAPYATDTQFAVDLEPIATDLSLAAIAADHLDFLHHEAFYRVSAAYRTTAFHTVWFGLETDSETVERSETVGHGALVEAVPENSNYLRGWVRGTKATLGEMVDRGVLDPEMARDFLAARVRSWGDNREVILPERHR, encoded by the coding sequence ATGGGACACCGCGCACTCCTCGCGTATCGACGCGACGACGCCGACCGCTCGACTGCCGACGCTCGTGATTCGGACGACGAAACCGCAACCTACGACCTCCACCGCTCGCACTGGGGCGGCGCGGAGTTCGCCCTCCTCGACCACCTTTCGGCCGACGCGCCCTACGCCACGGACACCCAGTTCGCCGTGGACCTCGAGCCGATAGCGACGGACCTCTCGCTGGCCGCCATCGCGGCCGACCACCTCGATTTTCTGCATCACGAAGCGTTCTACCGCGTCTCGGCGGCGTACCGAACGACCGCGTTCCACACGGTCTGGTTCGGTCTCGAAACCGACAGCGAGACCGTCGAGCGGAGCGAGACGGTTGGCCACGGCGCGCTGGTTGAGGCGGTCCCCGAGAACTCGAACTACCTTCGCGGATGGGTCCGTGGGACGAAAGCCACGCTCGGCGAGATGGTGGACCGCGGCGTACTCGACCCCGAGATGGCCCGCGACTTTCTCGCCGCGCGCGTTCGCTCGTGGGGCGACAATCGGGAGGTGATTCTCCCGGAACGCCATCGGTAG
- the nucS gene encoding endonuclease NucS, translating into MTLEDGDSAETDASDAGSRAADAPTADTLHRPDPATARERIAAAIDRAELITVFGRCTVAYDGRAASHLGPGDRLVVLKPDGTALVHTDEGQQPVNWQPPGCAHEVRLADGEVRVESHRTAPDEELTVAFERVEQVSTFDVTDRGDLSVQGTEEDLRQRILEDPDLVEAGFKPLATERETAAGAVDIYGKDRDGATVVVELKRKRVGPDAVGQLDRYVEALERNLHANAEIRGILVSPSVTERGRRLLAEKGLEFVSVGPPE; encoded by the coding sequence GTGACACTCGAAGACGGCGACTCCGCCGAGACCGACGCCTCGGACGCTGGCTCTCGGGCGGCCGACGCGCCGACCGCCGACACGCTCCACCGGCCCGACCCGGCGACCGCCCGCGAGCGCATTGCGGCCGCCATCGACCGCGCCGAGTTGATAACCGTCTTCGGACGCTGTACGGTCGCGTACGACGGCCGGGCCGCCAGCCACCTCGGTCCCGGCGACCGACTGGTCGTCCTCAAACCTGACGGGACCGCGCTGGTCCACACCGACGAGGGCCAACAGCCCGTGAACTGGCAACCGCCGGGATGCGCCCACGAGGTCCGCCTCGCCGACGGCGAGGTCCGCGTCGAGAGCCACCGCACCGCGCCGGACGAAGAGCTAACGGTCGCCTTCGAGCGAGTCGAGCAGGTCTCGACGTTCGACGTGACCGACCGAGGAGACCTCTCGGTGCAGGGAACCGAGGAGGACCTCCGCCAGCGGATTCTGGAGGACCCGGACCTCGTGGAGGCCGGGTTCAAACCGCTGGCAACCGAGCGCGAAACGGCCGCCGGAGCGGTGGACATCTACGGCAAGGACCGCGACGGCGCGACGGTCGTCGTGGAACTCAAGCGCAAGCGCGTCGGCCCGGACGCGGTGGGCCAGTTGGACCGCTACGTCGAGGCGCTGGAGAGAAACCTGCACGCGAACGCCGAGATTCGCGGAATTCTGGTCTCGCCGTCGGTGACCGAACGAGGGCGGCGACTGTTAGCAGAGAAGGGCTTGGAGTTCGTCTCGGTTG